One stretch of Nicotiana tabacum cultivar K326 chromosome 18, ASM71507v2, whole genome shotgun sequence DNA includes these proteins:
- the LOC107800155 gene encoding putative ribonuclease P/MRP protein subunit POP5: MVGFKNRYMVMEVFLDPNKDTGVDEPIIITQFNLTKAIKDVILTNFGECALASSTNSFQVKYVNPITKLCIIRASREEYQRVWAAITMVRSVGSCPVVFNLLDLSGSIRACRAAALKCDEFKFQQYQSLAGARLTPEVQQQMQSYLDKIKVLEH, translated from the exons ATGGTGGGATTTAAGAATAGATATATGGTGATGGAAGTTTTTTTGGATCCAAATAAAGATACTGGAGTTGATGAGCCCATCATAATCACTCAATTTAACTTGACCAAAGCCATCAAGGATGTTATTCTGACAAACTTTGGTGAATGCGCCCTCGCCTCATCCACGAATTCATTTCAAG TGAAGTATGTGAATCCCATTACTAAACTTTGTATCATACGAGCATCAAGGGAGGAGTATCAAAGAGTTTGGGCTGCAATAACCATGGTCCGGagtgtagggagttgccccgttGTGTTCAACCTACTAGACCTAAGTG GTAGCATCAGGGCATGTAGAGCTGCAGCATTGAAATGTGATGAGTTCAAATTTCAGCAATACCAGTCATTGGCCGGAGCTCGACTCACCCCAGAGGTTCAACAGCAAATGCAGAGTTATCTAGATAAGATCAAAGTTTTGGAACACTGA
- the LOC107808503 gene encoding formate--tetrahydrofolate ligase, producing MGKTTRKLEVVSPVPADIDIANSVEPLHISEIAQELNLNPQHYDLYGKYKAKVLLSVLDEVGGSQDGYYVVVGGITPTPLGEGKSTTTVGLCQALGAFLDKKVVTCVRQPSQGPTFGIKGGAAGGGYSQVIPMDEFNLHLTGDIHAITAANNLLAAAIDTRIFHESSQSDKALFNRLCPPNKEGKRKFCDIMFRRLKKLGIGKTAPEDLTPEEVNKFARLDIDPASITWRRVMDVNDRFLRKITVGQGPEEKGMVRETGFDISVASEIMAVLALTTSLTDMRERLGKMVVGNSKAGDPVTADDLGVGGALTVLMKDAINPTLMQTLEGTPVLVHAGPFANIAHGNSSIVADKIALKLVGPGGFVVTEAGFGSDIGTEKFMNIKCRYSGLKPQCAVIVATVRALKMHGGGPDVTAGRPLDRAYVTENVALVEAGCVNLARHISNTKAYGANVVVAVNAFASDTEAELNAVKNAAFAAGAFDAVICTHHAHGGKGAVDLGIAVQKACENATQPLRFLYPLDIGIKDKIAAIAKSYGADGVEYSEQAEKQIEMYSKQGFSNLPICMAKTQYSFSHEAAKKGAPSGFILPIRDVRASIGAGFIYPLVGTMSTMPGLPTRPCFYEIDIDTSTGKVIGLS from the exons ATGGGAAAAACAACAAGGAAACTGGAAGTGGTTTCTCCTGTTCCTGCAGATATAGATATTGCTAATTCTGTTGAACCACTTCATATTTCTGAGATTGCTCAAGAACTCAATCTTAATCCCCAGCATTATGATTTATATGGCAAGTATAAAGCAAAG GTGCTGTTATCAGTGCTTGATGAGGTTGGAGGAAGTCAGGACGGGTATTATGTGGTGGTTGGAGGGATAACTCCAACCCCTCTTGGAGAAGGGAAGTCCACCACCACCGTCGGCCTTTGCCAGGCTCTGGGAGCTTTCCTTGATAAAAAG GTTGTCACATGTGTCCGCCAACCATCGCAAGGACCAACATTTGGAATCAAGGGTGGTGCTGCAGGAGGTGGTTACAGTCAAGTGATACCAATGGATGAGTTCAATCTTCACTTAACAGGAGATATTCATGCAATTACAGCAGCAAATAACCTCTTGGCTGCTGCCATTGATACGCGAATCTTCCATGAATCTTCACAGTCTGATAAGGCTCTCTTTAACAGGTTATGCCCGCCAAATAAAGAAGGTAAACGGAAGTTCTGCGACATAATGTTTAGGCGTTTGAAGAAACTTGGTATTGGCAAGACGGCCCCTGAAGACCTTACTCCTGAAGAGGTCAATAAATTTGCTAGGCTAGATATAGATCCCGCTTCCATCACATGGAGAAGAGTTATGGATGTCAATGataggtttttgagaaaaattaccGTAGGTCAGGGCCCCGAAGAGAAGGGGATGGTGCGGGAGACAGGATTTGATATTTCAGTTGCCAGTGAAATAATGGCAGTTCTAGCCCTCACGACATCACTAACTGATATGCGAGAGAGGCTGGGGAAAATGGTAGTCGGGAATAGCAAGGCTGGTGATCCAGTTACGGCTGATGATCTTGGGGTTGGAGGCGCTTTGACCGTCTTGATGAAAGATGCCATTAACCCTACTCTTATGCAGACTCTTGAGGGCACTCCTGTTCTTGTTCATGCGGGTCCTTTTGCAAATATTGCGCATGGAAATTCATCTATTGTTGCTGACAAGATTGCATTAAAGCTCGTCGGACCTGGTGGCTTTGTGGTTACAGAGGCTGGCTTTGGTTCTGATATTGGGACAGAGAAGTTTATGAACATCAAATGTCGATATAGTGGCTTGAAACCTCAGTGCGCTGTTATTGTGGCCACTGTAAGAGCCCTTAAAATGCATGGTGGAGGACCTGACGTCACAGCTGGAAGGCCTCTTGACCGTGCCTATGTAACTGAGAATGTTGCACTAGTGGAAGCCGGTTGCGTGAATCTGGCCAGGCACATTTCAAATACAAAAGCTTATGGTGCAAATGTTGTGGTTGCCGTCAATGCGTTCGCATCTGATACTGAAGCAGAACTAAATGCAGTTAAAAATGCTGCATTTGCTGCAGGAGCATTTGATGCAGTAATTTGTACTCATCATGCTCATGGTGGCAAAGGAGCG GTGGATCTTGGAATTGCAGTTCAGAAGGCCTGTGAGAATGCAACACAACCACTAAGATTCCTGTACCCGCTGGATATAGGTATAAAAGATAAAATAGCGGCAATAGCAAAATCATATGGTGCTGATGGAGTTGAGTACTCTGAACAG GCTGAGAAGCAGATTGAGATGTATAGCAAGCAAGGATTTTCTAATCTGCCAATTTGCATGGCTAAAACACAATATTCATTCTCACATGAAGCTGCAAAGAAGGGTGCTCCAAGTGGATTCATCTTGCCCATCAGGGATGTTAGAGCAAGCATTGGCGCGGGATTCATTTATCCACTAGTTGGAACAATGAGCACAATGCCTGGTCTGCCTACGCGGCCTTGTTTCTACGAGATTGACATTGACACCTCTACTGGAAAGGTAATTGGTCTTTCTTGA